A portion of the Tiliqua scincoides isolate rTilSci1 chromosome 3, rTilSci1.hap2, whole genome shotgun sequence genome contains these proteins:
- the LOC136644660 gene encoding lipase member M-like: MWLFMVVACLIQQSANTEELITKRHLNPQGFMNISEIIDYWGYPSERYEIMTADGYYLQVNRIPYGVHSPGKTGHRLAVLLVHGFVAEGRSWIANLPNNSLAFFLADAGYDVWILNCRGTTWSRRDKYLSVDQEEFWNFSFHEMGIYDVPATINFILQKTKQVGLYYMAHSQGSAAGLVAFSVMPQLAQKVKLFISFAPAYTLVDTRGFFGRLLSLPKVLKTAIWGNKEFRLLTNHIKDMNVNLCSYPGLDRCCLQVIFTITGLNENNLNVSHADVYAGFFPNFSSVKTVIHGAQIFRSNQFKYFDYGSKNKEFYNMVRPPFYKIEDMNVPTAVWYGGNDFLSSKKDIELLLPRIPHLVFQKYVPYWEHLECIWGLDAPELIYPDMLFLMQQYK; this comes from the exons ATGTGGCTGTTTATGGTGGTAGCATGCTTGATCCAACAGTCTGCAAATACAGAAGAGTTGATAACAAAAAGACACCTGAATCCTCAAGGATTTATGAATATT AGTGAAATTATTGACTATTGGGGATACCCTAGTGAACGGTATGAAATCATGACAGCTGATGGCTATTATCTACAAGTAAACAGAATTCCTTATGGAGTGCACAGTCCTGGAAAGACAG GGCACAGGCTAGCTGTATTACTGGTACATGGTTTCGTGGCTGAGGGTAGGTCCTGGATTGCAAATCTCCCCAACAACAGTTTGGCTTTCTTCCTAGCAGATGCTGGCTATGATGTCTGGATTCTTAATTGCAGGGGGACCACCTGGTCTAGAAGAGACAAGTATCTGTCTGTTGATCAGGAAGAATTCTGGAATTTCAG TTTTCATGAAATGGGGATATATGACGTTCCAGCAACAATAAACTTTATCCTGCAGAAAACAAAGCAGGTTGGGTTATACTACATGGCCCACTCCCAGGGTTCTGCAGCAG GCCTTGTTGCATTTTCAGTCATGCCACAGCTGGCTCAAAAGGTCAAACTCTTCATCAGCTTTGCTCCTGCCTACACCTTGGTGGATACTAGAGGCTTTTTTGGACGGCTGCTATCACTTCCTAAAGTTCTAAAAACA GCTATATGGGGAAATAAAGAATTCCGTTTACTCACTAATCACATTAAAGACATGAATGTCAACCTGTGCAGCTATCCAGGCTTAGACCGATGTTGTCTCCAAGTCATCTTTACCATAACAGGATTGAATGAGAACAACTTAAATGTG agTCATGCAGATGTGTATGCTGGATTCTTTCCTAATTTTAGTTCTGTGAAGACAGTAATACATGGGGCCCAG ATATTCAGATCAAATCAATTCAAGTATTTTGACTATGGATCCAAGAACAAGGAATTTTATAACATGGTAAG ACCTCCATTTTATAAAATAGAAGACATGAATGTGCCAACAGCTGTGTGGTATGGTGGAAATGACTTTCTTTCATCCAAAAAGGATATTGAACTGTTGCTCCCTCGCATCCCTCATTTAGTTTTTCAAAAGTATGTTCCCTATTGGGAACATTTAGAATGTATCTGgggtcttgatgctccagagctaATATATCCTGATATGCTTTTTCTGATGCAGCAGTATAAATAA